The window aggttagatacattgtttgctgatcaaccccggttaataactgattaagtcacgtacattcgacttaatagacaacttgtctgtatttacctatatttgtcagttgtcgtatgtttttcatcagttttatcagttttcttctgttttccctttgcttttgctaatttgttgcggttcgggtccgagcccataggttacatcttgcacggggcccaacgccccaaattaccgaacacgaggtccaacgcctcctaactcactgagcgcgtgcaaccccagtgcggaatgggatctagcctcgagtcaccatcacactccaaatgtggcctatgtggaaggcaatttggattggatgtgtgaaacgtgtttagatatcactcgggagctcgatcggtccaacggttacagtgggaactaatcggttctcctgcaaaccgtcggttcgattggacccgacccctggctcttcgagcccgcgttgccttaatttatttatcggttattcaaaatacatgGAGAGCtagagtggaatattggcctaacgcaaaccgatcgggatccatttacttattcagttatactttgtaattattcgagagaacattgcgaggattttatttgtacattcactcattcatttgtaaggatccctgatcggcaagcgagaggtccgagtgtcgaatcggtcaagTCGGTCCATTGTTATCAAGAGATAAGTAAGCTCGAacactcgtggtctcggttcgcgtagggaatcgaccatcatggttcgatgaactgtaacgctaagatagtgaaccgattcctcgacgcacaagcctactcatctttcggattattggcccaacttgatcaattcatcgactttacggtgtcaaaacgggcgagtcaagtgcaaccctaaatcacgcggtaaataaataaaacggcaagcctagcaaactagagtactgaaagggcgtgcgggatataggcccacacgtaatagaacccccgaattgggaatttccggttccgtacagccattgccttagtatttaggtgtacctcgtacccctagacccgggaggctcaacggccctcgacctacgggtcgtaaacagtgagtggcgactccttctcacgtgcgtccgtcgcgcgtccccgggaaggtggatactcccgaGCCGCGTTGcgtaggcttcgcgcatgcgtgccctgacgagatgaaattcgggtgcgcacaacatGTATGAGCATCCCCCAACGGGGATTGGAACACTGCTCTTTGACGATATTAATAGGGCCTTCATAGCCCGATTAtgtaattcataatttttttccctttttctggGCTTATGCCCCGttttagattaaaaaaaaaggtaaaaatttcatattcaaAGAAATATGAACGCAAAAGGGGACAAAAGGAAAAGTTTATTTGATGATAGTACTGTGGGAAAGACGTGTCTATCTTATTGGCTCAATGATGCCCAGTGGGCCTGTTAGCAGCATCGAGTTTTAGAAGAGATTTTGGTAGTCTTTATGGGCTTCCCAGCTGGATTGTGACCGAACCAGTTCTAATTGAGATCAAACCTTATGAATGATCTGTCTTGGGCTCGACTTGGGTGCCGGAGTAAAGGGCAATAGAAGTGGAGAGTATGTATCCAATCATACAAAAATGAATTATGTTAAATCTCATGAGGCAATTTTATTCTAAAGATTTCCCAGATTAATTAAATGTACATATAGAAAGTTAAATTAgctatcaaaaagaaaaagttaaggttaaaattttacctttattataaacttttttttgggtaaggaCTTCTATTATAAACTTTATAACTTGAACTTTCATCTCTACATCTAATTAAGATTGGAAATCTCAGAAGGCAATGTGCTCAGTATGATCAACACGCCTCCTCCTTTTGCTATCATGCTTCTGAACTTTGCAATTTGGCTACCCTTTATCCGCCTCCCAGGTTGGGCGCAAGATTGCTCCTTACTAAGATTTAGCTCATCTAAGGCTATGTCAATCTAAATTAAGCCCAACAAACCCCTAACGACAAGACTAATCTCGTTGCGCTTTTGAATTATTAGATTTTCGGAATTTATCAGTATTTTTGAAAGTTAttattaacttttttatttcaaactTTATTTTGAACTTGTTACAACTATttctaacatttttttttggatttttttatatttaaatttcttttcggTAGGTTCAtagttttttaaatttttataaaatttttaactttttctgAGTTTATCTTATGTTTTGcatttttatgtattttgtaTTAGATTAGTGCCTTATCATCAGACGGTTTgccatttaataaaaaattaatggaaaaaCTGGCAAATGCTAGATTTTGGATTGAAATGGtagtttgtgtatttttattaaaaatataaatttcataCTAGATATGAATAATAgcaaatttatgatttttcttttattacaaAGGAGGTAATTCATGATTTTTAATGCCATTAacccttttctttatttgcagaaaaagaaaacaagaaacGAGAAATTTCATCTTATGGAATTACGACGAACTGTTGTAGGTAGTGGCCGATCAATCAAGACCGCCCCTTACTTCATCGAGCTTCTCCAGACCACATTCACATTCTCTGGCCATCTGCGAGAGCATATAATGGGAGGATCCACCTTCTCTTAATGCCTCGTCCGCAGTCCGTTTAAGGTCATGTGCTCTAATCCTCATTTGCTTCCCTTCATTCCCGTCCTTTTCCATCACTCTTCTCACCATCGCCTCAATCTCGTCCCTCCTGATGATACCACTGGACGGCAACTTCTCTGGCTTCACAGTCACGCCCAGCTGCTCGGCTAGCATGGTCGCATTCATCTTCTGCTCCGCGTACAGTGGCCAGGCTATCATGGGCACGCCGTTCAGGATACTCTCGAGGATCGAGTTCCACCCACAATGCGACAGGAACCCGCCAACCGACAGGTGAGCGAGGACCTCCGTCTGTGGAGCCCAGGTCGGGACCACCAGACCCTTGTCCTGGGTCCTGGTCACGAACCCGTCAGGCAAGTACTCCGGGGTTTTGTCGGTTTTCTTACTGAGTCTGAAAAATGATCCAGATGCCGAATCTTTTGTTGGAGGGCGTACCACCCATACGAATCTATGGCTGCTCTGCTCCAAGCCCCAGGCCAGTTCGGTGAGCTGGTCGGCTGACAGGGTACCACCACTCCCGAACGACACATAGAGCACTGATTCAGCCGGTTGCTGGTCCAACCACTCCAGCACTTTGTTCCTTGGCACGTCTTGTTTCGCTGGTTGACTGGGACGGACTACTGGGCCAATTGGAAAGATTCGGGAACTCTCCAGGAACCGCCCCATTGTCTTCGGGTCTCGTAGGGCTCTCAATGTTTTAGGCTCGAGACTCTCCCATGTATTCACCAGTAGTCCATGAGCTCTTCCCAATTCAATCCCTGTCCTTTTGTAGTCGTTGAATAATGTCTGATCGTCTCTATTATAAAATGCGCTAATCGTGTCTTCAAATCGAACTGATTCACAGCCGGGAATGTTAAATGGCTGGTGAAGCCTAACATggtcatcttcattcttacaATCAATGAACGGAAGATATGTAATGAGTGCGAGGTACCACGCATTAGTAGTGACCAATACATACCTCAACATCTTAAACTCATCGGCAACAGCAAATGCGTCAACCCCAAACACGTCAACAATTAGGGCTGTCAGGCGAATCTCCATTGAAGAGATTGCGGACCTCAGGTATCGCAAGGAATGGCGCATTATCAGGACGATCTGAGAAAGCATCGCTGTCGGCCAGTCCATGAGGCTCGATAAGTCCAGCTGCTCAAGCAGAACGATGCTGATTACTTTCTTGTACGTGGAGTATTCCTGATTGATCTGTGATTGGGCTGTCGAGGCATCGGTGGTCACTACGAATACAGTGACTCTTAGACTGAATGTGGAAGCAAGGCGATGACCAAGCTCGAGCATCGGGATAAGGTGTCCCATTCCGGGGCTAGCGAGCAAGGCTACGTGAGGCGCGGTGCTTCCCATGGTGGCACAAACTAAATTGTAGAAGTACAGAAATGGAGGCTACTCAACGCCCTTTCATGCATGGTTCGTTCTTTAAAGATTTGGTAGGAGCATCAATATAACAtttgctattttattttatttttaaatattggTAAAAAGATTATTACATACTACATAACATATATAGAAATTGAAGAATATTCTGATTCTGCGGTTCGAATTATTAGGatacataaattaaaaatagaagTATAGTGCAAATCTTGGTACGCATACTATATATGAATAATTCACGATAAATTTACATAAATAGTTGGTATTACGATAATAATTCACtacaaatttgaataattaccTATTTTAGGTGAATTGGTTAATTCACCTAAGAAATCTAGGTTCATCAACGAGAAAGTAAAGTTTGGTACAGTcatgtcagcaccccgttttggTTAATCGGCTCCAAACGAgagcaaaatcgtcatttcgtCACCCATTGGAGGGAAGTATTTTGATTAATTGTCCAAGCATTCACAACTTTTAAACTAggggcatttttttttttatatttcgtGGAAAAATACTCTACAGGACGTTTTACACGTGTCAAATTCGAATTTCAAAACcctaaacaaaaaaaactcgaagctgaaaaatatttttctgcacaATATtgatccttgaatttttctgaacgtAATGGTGATCCCGGATTATTTTTAGGATCCCCGAttgaaaagacaaaaatttcaggCTTTACGTGCAGCGATTatcaatttgtttcaaaattcGAGTCGATGCTCGGGATTGAAAGTATTTTTCCATGTGATATcgatccttgaatttttctgaacacaatgaTATTTTTGGATCATTTTTTCGGACATCCGTTCGAAAGgacgagaaattcaaaaataatcaAGCGATTACTATTGACGTGCGTCGGAGTTCAATATCGATCTTATCTAGATTCGTGTTCCATTGATACAAATTGAAACTCCCATAGGGTCAATTATTTCTGGAGTTTCACGATTTCGGAATTCTCATTTCGAAAATATGACGAATTTCAAGAAATTGATTTTTCCATCTTAAAGACGCCcgtaataatatttaaaaaaaaaaaattaaaggcgTGATCAGAAGGGGTTGGCCCCTGTGACCCGtttcttcccctttctttctttcccttaGTTCTTCCTCTCTGCAGTGccatcttcttttttctttctttgttctgctgctttctttcctttctcgTCTCTCCCTTCCCTGCCGAGCCCGTGACCCTCTTTTGCCCCTCTCTGTCTCGTTTCAGCTTCAATCTTCTGCACTCCAACCAAGCAAACCTCCTGTTCCCTTCCGTTTTCTTGTTTCTTCTCGGCAACGGCAACCTGCAACACAAAACCAATTCAAcgtttttccctttctcttcttcttcttttcgaGCCTGccctccctttctctctctcattccCATTTTCATGCAAACACacgaaaaaaaacagagaacgGGAGGAAGGAcagaacagaagaaaaaatgaaaaaaaaaaaaaaaacgaaaggGGACGAGACAGAAGTGAAGGAAAGAACAGACAGGGAGACGTTTTGTtttcgggggggggggggggggggggggggggggggggggggggggggggacccCTCAGCTAGTGAGCTCACTCCCCTGGCCCCTTAGCTGACCGCGAGATCCCCAGCtgatttgcaatttttttttttcggaccTCACGCCTCAGCT of the Punica granatum isolate Tunisia-2019 chromosome 6, ASM765513v2, whole genome shotgun sequence genome contains:
- the LOC116211593 gene encoding UDP-glycosyltransferase 72E1-like; its protein translation is MGSTAPHVALLASPGMGHLIPMLELGHRLASTFSLRVTVFVVTTDASTAQSQINQEYSTYKKVISIVLLEQLDLSSLMDWPTAMLSQIVLIMRHSLRYLRSAISSMEIRLTALIVDVFGVDAFAVADEFKMLRYVLVTTNAWYLALITYLPFIDCKNEDDHVRLHQPFNIPGCESVRFEDTISAFYNRDDQTLFNDYKRTGIELGRAHGLLVNTWESLEPKTLRALRDPKTMGRFLESSRIFPIGPVVRPSQPAKQDVPRNKVLEWLDQQPAESVLYVSFGSGGTLSADQLTELAWGLEQSSHRFVWVVRPPTKDSASGSFFRLSKKTDKTPEYLPDGFVTRTQDKGLVVPTWAPQTEVLAHLSVGGFLSHCGWNSILESILNGVPMIAWPLYAEQKMNATMLAEQLGVTVKPEKLPSSGIIRRDEIEAMVRRVMEKDGNEGKQMRIRAHDLKRTADEALREGGSSHYMLSQMARECECGLEKLDEVRGGLD